One segment of Pseudomonas pohangensis DNA contains the following:
- a CDS encoding amino acid ABC transporter substrate-binding protein: MKRIFMHLLAASLMLGTGLLPLASQADTLQRIRDSQRFTIGFVPGYAPFSDGNEQTARGYTIELCQQIGERLRVQLDLPGLQVRYQPVTIEDMLGAVHSGRVDILCSPVDETLQRREQVSFSLPVFISGLAVIMRRDAPAVLQERVRNGAAKAVPLWRGNIVQQLDKFTFAVLSSSHSAEWVQQRLRVLGLKSRVVTADSSAAGIHMVSTGQADAFFDDRVVLLNYVATETGGEQLMVPERLFDETASALALGRGDEDFRLLVDRSISSLLGSPQGEALYQRYFGAPNTATRLLFRLYPKP, from the coding sequence ATGAAGCGGATTTTTATGCACCTGCTGGCGGCCAGCCTGATGCTCGGCACCGGCCTGCTGCCTCTCGCCAGCCAGGCCGACACCCTGCAGCGCATTCGCGACAGCCAACGCTTTACCATCGGCTTTGTTCCCGGCTATGCGCCCTTCTCCGACGGTAACGAACAAACCGCCCGCGGTTACACCATCGAGTTGTGCCAGCAAATCGGCGAACGCCTCCGGGTGCAGCTGGACCTCCCCGGGCTGCAGGTGCGTTATCAGCCGGTCACCATTGAAGACATGCTCGGCGCAGTACACAGCGGGCGGGTCGACATTCTCTGCAGCCCGGTGGATGAAACCCTGCAGCGCCGCGAGCAGGTCAGCTTCTCGCTACCGGTGTTCATTTCCGGGCTCGCGGTGATCATGCGCCGCGACGCGCCCGCGGTGCTGCAGGAGCGGGTCAGGAACGGTGCCGCCAAGGCGGTACCCTTGTGGCGCGGCAATATCGTCCAGCAACTGGACAAGTTTACCTTCGCCGTACTGTCCAGCAGTCACAGTGCCGAATGGGTGCAGCAGCGTTTGCGCGTGCTTGGTCTGAAATCGCGCGTGGTAACGGCAGACAGCAGCGCTGCCGGCATTCACATGGTCAGCACGGGGCAGGCTGACGCTTTTTTCGACGACCGCGTGGTGTTGCTCAATTATGTAGCGACAGAGACTGGTGGCGAGCAGCTCATGGTGCCCGAGCGCCTGTTCGATGAAACAGCCTCGGCGCTGGCGCTCGGCCGCGGTGATGAGGACTTCCGCTTGCTGGTCGACCGCAGCATCAGCAGCCTGCTCGGCAGCCCGCAAGGCGAGGCGCTTTATCAGCGCTATTTCGGTGCCCCGAACACCGCAACGCGTCTGTTGTTTCGTCTTTATCCGAAGCCCTGA
- a CDS encoding DUF3336 domain-containing protein: MSSLSVSNAIEQTKKNGLNKAKKGKGYNLRLIRSRLAAVKAARLHHDNRELLFVINEGIHGNLGGIGNADLFKQARPEELALIREYLSETCLALHDLADSKSPDISAHEKADLFRRASQCYGHSALMLSGAGSLMPYHIGVVQALHQKDLLPSVISGSSGGALVAAMIGTRSHADRCSILDGDNLPDMLRETLIKLRAEAAPSKRLSLMPLMLTEEILTQIVESWIPDLTFGEAFELSGIVINISITPATITGASRLLNATTSPHVYIREAVRASCAVPGVFPPVELCAKGFDGQRRPYIKGQKWIDGSVGLDLPSRRLGRLYGVNHFITSQTNPAVLWAVKRAGQAGPTGKRIIEWATDVFRANLKAIQPLSGALTARLPWVRGLNHLFYSVAGQEYTADINILPGKHVVGIHEVLALISLKQTEALIADGKKQTEAQIELIRNCTMIRKTLDEILVQYGLPAL, translated from the coding sequence ATGAGCAGCCTCAGCGTGAGCAATGCTATCGAGCAGACCAAGAAAAACGGTCTCAACAAGGCCAAAAAAGGCAAGGGTTACAACCTGCGCCTGATCCGCAGCCGTCTGGCTGCGGTCAAGGCTGCGCGACTGCACCATGACAACCGGGAATTGCTGTTCGTCATCAACGAAGGCATCCACGGCAATCTGGGCGGCATCGGTAATGCCGATCTGTTCAAGCAGGCACGCCCGGAAGAACTCGCACTGATCAGGGAATACCTGAGCGAAACCTGTCTGGCCCTGCATGATCTGGCCGACAGCAAGTCGCCGGATATTAGCGCCCATGAAAAAGCCGACCTGTTTCGCCGTGCCAGTCAATGCTATGGCCACTCAGCACTGATGCTCAGTGGTGCAGGCAGCCTGATGCCCTATCACATCGGCGTGGTGCAGGCCCTGCATCAGAAAGATCTGCTGCCCTCGGTGATTTCCGGCTCGAGTGGTGGCGCACTGGTTGCAGCCATGATCGGTACCCGCAGCCATGCGGATCGCTGCTCTATTCTGGACGGTGACAACCTGCCCGACATGCTCAGGGAAACCCTGATCAAACTCCGGGCCGAGGCAGCGCCGAGCAAACGGCTGTCCCTGATGCCGCTCATGCTGACCGAAGAAATTCTCACGCAAATTGTCGAAAGCTGGATTCCTGACCTGACCTTTGGCGAGGCCTTCGAACTCTCCGGCATTGTCATCAACATATCGATCACACCCGCCACCATTACCGGTGCTTCGCGGTTGCTGAACGCCACGACCTCGCCCCACGTCTACATTCGCGAAGCTGTCCGCGCTTCCTGTGCGGTGCCGGGGGTTTTCCCGCCGGTCGAATTGTGCGCCAAAGGCTTTGACGGCCAGCGCCGCCCTTACATCAAGGGTCAGAAGTGGATCGACGGTTCGGTTGGCCTCGACCTGCCTTCGCGCCGGCTCGGCCGGCTCTACGGGGTAAATCACTTCATTACCAGCCAGACCAACCCGGCGGTGCTCTGGGCGGTCAAGCGTGCCGGCCAAGCCGGGCCAACCGGCAAGCGGATCATCGAATGGGCCACTGATGTGTTTCGCGCCAACCTCAAGGCCATTCAGCCACTGAGTGGCGCATTGACCGCCCGCCTGCCCTGGGTACGCGGCCTGAATCACCTGTTCTATTCGGTAGCCGGGCAGGAATACACCGCCGACATCAACATCCTACCGGGCAAGCATGTCGTAGGTATCCACGAAGTGCTGGCACTGATCAGCCTGAAGCAAACCGAGGCGCTGATTGCCGATGGCAAAAAACAGACCGAGGCGCAGATCGAGCTGATCCGTAACTGCACCATGATCCGCAAGACGCTGGATGAAATCCTGGTGCAGTACGGTTTACCGGCCCTGTAG
- the yrfG gene encoding GMP/IMP nucleotidase: protein MQLLPWDQIDTVLLDMDGTLLDLHFDNHFWLHHLPQRYAEHHGISQQQAEAELLPLFRQHAGQLNWYCTDFWSRELKLSVRDLKREIAHLIDLRPDADTFLAAIRAAGKRVALITNAHRDSLSLKLERIELAPFFDRLISSHDYGFPKEDQQFWFALQQDFGFDPARTLFIDDSLPILRSARQFGIARLLAVRQPDSQQPAKNTEEFNAVDDYRLLLP from the coding sequence ATGCAGCTACTGCCCTGGGATCAGATCGACACGGTTCTGCTGGACATGGATGGCACCCTGCTCGACCTGCACTTCGACAACCATTTCTGGCTGCACCACCTGCCGCAACGCTATGCCGAACATCACGGCATCAGCCAGCAACAGGCCGAAGCTGAACTGCTGCCACTGTTTCGCCAGCACGCCGGCCAGCTGAACTGGTACTGCACGGATTTCTGGAGTCGCGAGCTGAAACTGTCGGTGCGTGACCTCAAGCGCGAAATCGCCCACCTGATCGACCTGCGCCCGGATGCCGACACCTTTCTCGCCGCCATTCGCGCTGCCGGCAAGCGTGTTGCGCTGATCACCAACGCTCACCGCGACTCGCTGTCGCTGAAGCTGGAACGCATCGAACTGGCGCCCTTTTTCGATCGCCTGATCAGCTCCCACGATTACGGCTTCCCCAAGGAAGACCAGCAGTTCTGGTTTGCCCTGCAGCAGGACTTCGGCTTCGACCCGGCCCGCACCCTGTTCATCGACGACAGCCTGCCGATCCTGCGCAGCGCACGCCAGTTCGGCATAGCCCGGCTACTGGCAGTACGCCAGCCGGACAGCCAGCAACCGGCGAAGAACACCGAAGAATTCAATGCGGTGGATGACTACCGCCTGCTCCTGCCCTGA
- the cysQ gene encoding 3'(2'),5'-bisphosphate nucleotidase CysQ, producing MSHPFLPAVIDLVREAGAATLPFWRCDTEVTAKLDDSPVTAADLAAHHVLLAGLQQLDAEIPVLSEEAADIPLVERAQWQRWWLVDPLDGTKEFISGSEEFTVNVALIEQGRVVFGVVGMPTSGRCYFGGAGLGAWRAEDGAPAEAVAVRIAPADAFTVVASRRHSSPAQERLLEGLSERFGDLQLASRGSSLKFCLLAEGNADCYPRLAPTSQWDTAAAQGVLEGAAGEVLDLKGRALTYEARESFLNPSFIALPLAAAWRDELIQLARALD from the coding sequence ATGAGTCACCCTTTTCTGCCTGCCGTCATCGACCTGGTGCGCGAGGCCGGTGCGGCGACCCTGCCATTCTGGCGCTGTGACACCGAAGTCACGGCCAAGCTGGACGATTCACCGGTAACCGCTGCCGATCTGGCGGCCCATCATGTGCTGCTGGCCGGCCTGCAGCAACTGGATGCGGAGATCCCGGTGTTGTCCGAAGAGGCAGCCGATATTCCGCTGGTCGAACGGGCGCAGTGGCAACGCTGGTGGCTGGTCGACCCGCTGGACGGGACCAAGGAGTTCATCTCGGGCAGCGAGGAGTTCACCGTCAATGTGGCACTGATTGAACAGGGGCGGGTGGTGTTTGGCGTGGTCGGCATGCCGACCAGCGGCCGCTGCTACTTTGGTGGTGCCGGTCTGGGTGCCTGGCGCGCTGAAGACGGTGCGCCAGCCGAGGCGGTTGCCGTGCGGATAGCGCCTGCAGATGCATTTACCGTGGTTGCCAGTCGCCGGCATTCCAGCCCGGCCCAGGAACGTCTGCTGGAAGGCCTGAGCGAGCGCTTCGGTGACCTGCAACTGGCCAGCCGTGGCAGCTCGCTGAAGTTCTGCCTGCTGGCCGAGGGCAATGCCGATTGTTATCCGCGGCTGGCACCCACGTCGCAGTGGGACACCGCTGCTGCCCAGGGCGTGCTTGAAGGTGCCGCGGGCGAAGTGCTGGACCTCAAGGGCCGGGCACTGACCTACGAAGCGCGTGAGTCGTTTCTCAATCCGTCGTTCATTGCCTTGCCGCTGGCGGCAGCCTGGCGTGACGAGCTGATCCAGCTGGCTCGCGCCCTGGATTGA
- the cls gene encoding cardiolipin synthase, giving the protein MTLEHDSVLLLGYLFALLQGLGLLAALHAVMKVRTAQGALAWAIALVFMPALTLLPYLVFGRNRFDSYVRSRREADVAMQQALQAKDWRPWVEKARTAEMAGEVDRVKAVTRLAHMPLLAHNHVRLLVNGEATFAAIFKAIAGARKVVLVQFFIVHDDELGRRLQQLLLERAAAGVAVYLLFDSVGSHALPKAYTETLRAGGVKVHAFASRRGLRNRYQLNFRNHRKIVVVDGRLGYVGGHNVGDEYLGLKPPLAPWRDTHIEVSGPVLTSLQESFAEDWFWATREVPPLLLAEQYAEDGMLCQLLTSGPADAQETCSLFFVTLINAARRRVWITSPYFVPDEAVLAAMRLAVLRGVEVRVLLPSRPDHRVVYAASNQYAEDAVRAGICIYRYQPGFVHQKVVLVDDDMTAIGSANLDNRSFRLNFEVMLLTIDSALAEQVEQMLLADFEQSLEQTAAGSKVNGLQRLVRRLARLLSPVL; this is encoded by the coding sequence TTGACTCTCGAGCACGACAGCGTCCTGTTGCTGGGTTATCTGTTTGCCTTGCTGCAGGGGCTTGGGCTGCTGGCGGCACTGCATGCGGTGATGAAGGTGCGCACCGCGCAGGGTGCGCTGGCCTGGGCGATTGCCCTGGTGTTCATGCCGGCGCTGACCCTGTTGCCCTATCTGGTATTCGGCCGCAACCGTTTTGACAGTTATGTGCGCTCCCGCCGCGAGGCCGATGTTGCCATGCAGCAAGCGCTGCAAGCGAAGGATTGGCGGCCCTGGGTGGAGAAAGCCAGAACGGCCGAAATGGCCGGGGAAGTCGATCGGGTGAAAGCCGTCACCCGGCTGGCCCACATGCCGTTGCTGGCACATAACCATGTGCGCCTGCTGGTCAATGGCGAGGCGACCTTTGCCGCGATCTTCAAGGCCATTGCCGGGGCGCGCAAGGTCGTGCTGGTGCAGTTTTTTATCGTGCATGACGACGAACTGGGGCGTCGTCTGCAACAGCTGCTGCTGGAGCGCGCCGCCGCCGGGGTGGCGGTCTATCTGCTGTTTGACAGTGTCGGCAGTCACGCCCTGCCCAAGGCCTACACGGAAACCCTGCGTGCCGGCGGGGTCAAGGTGCATGCCTTCGCCAGCCGCCGGGGTCTGCGCAACCGGTACCAGCTGAATTTCCGCAACCATCGCAAGATCGTGGTGGTGGATGGCCGGCTGGGCTATGTCGGCGGCCACAATGTCGGCGACGAATACCTCGGCCTCAAACCGCCACTGGCGCCCTGGCGTGATACCCACATCGAAGTCAGTGGCCCGGTGTTGACCAGTTTGCAGGAGTCGTTTGCCGAAGACTGGTTCTGGGCTACCCGTGAAGTGCCACCGCTGCTGCTGGCCGAGCAATACGCCGAGGACGGCATGCTCTGCCAGCTGCTGACCAGTGGCCCGGCCGATGCCCAGGAAACCTGCTCGCTGTTTTTCGTTACCCTGATCAATGCAGCGCGCCGGCGGGTGTGGATTACCAGTCCGTATTTCGTGCCCGACGAGGCGGTGCTGGCGGCCATGCGTCTGGCGGTTTTGCGCGGAGTGGAAGTGCGCGTCCTGCTGCCATCGCGGCCGGATCACCGGGTTGTCTATGCCGCTTCCAACCAGTATGCCGAGGATGCCGTCAGGGCCGGTATCTGCATCTATCGCTACCAGCCGGGCTTTGTGCACCAGAAGGTGGTGCTGGTGGATGACGACATGACGGCGATCGGCAGTGCCAATCTGGACAACCGTTCGTTCCGGCTGAATTTCGAAGTGATGCTGCTGACCATTGATAGCGCTCTGGCCGAGCAGGTCGAGCAGATGCTGCTGGCCGATTTCGAGCAGTCTCTGGAGCAGACCGCCGCCGGAAGCAAGGTCAATGGCTTGCAGCGGCTGGTCCGGCGTCTGGCACGGCTGCTGTCACCGGTGCTCTAG
- a CDS encoding thioesterase domain-containing protein, with protein MSDQAQSDLETLLYRDIPLTRAMQVRVASWHEHQLQLQLPLPANCNLHDSMFGGSLYCGALLAGWGWLHLRLQEAGLHGAVVIRDAQISYLLPVTTDARACCSAPEAAAWSRFVTIFERRGVARLQLESQVLTAGGEVAVRFSGQFVLQRGITG; from the coding sequence ATGTCTGATCAGGCGCAAAGCGATCTTGAAACGCTGCTGTACCGCGACATACCGCTGACCCGCGCCATGCAGGTACGCGTAGCCAGCTGGCACGAGCATCAGCTGCAGCTACAGCTGCCGTTGCCAGCCAACTGCAATCTGCATGACAGCATGTTCGGCGGCAGTCTCTACTGTGGCGCACTACTGGCGGGCTGGGGCTGGTTGCATTTGCGCTTGCAGGAGGCCGGTCTGCATGGGGCGGTAGTGATCAGGGATGCGCAGATCAGTTATCTGCTGCCGGTAACCACGGATGCCAGGGCGTGCTGTAGCGCGCCGGAGGCGGCGGCGTGGAGCAGATTTGTAACCATCTTCGAACGACGTGGCGTCGCCCGGCTGCAACTGGAGAGTCAGGTGCTGACCGCCGGTGGCGAGGTTGCAGTACGTTTCAGCGGGCAATTTGTACTGCAGCGCGGCATCACCGGCTGA
- a CDS encoding beta-ketoacyl synthase yields MSRLPVIVGFGGYNAAGRSSAHHAFRRMVIESLDSQNRQQTLAGLAVMMKLVKVVDGQYRTADDQPLTLAELETRYAQQIIDGTLIRRIEKSHLDVDAAPWQKNLNLTGTAGKPLEFITLRKHLPEPLPSDWIVEELNATDVQVTLYDGCDIKVDSFRALPVKSAGQLPSGFEPGELYASRFHPRGLQMAIVGATDALRSTGIEWSTILEHVAPDEVAVYSSSIMSQLDENGFGGLMQSRLKGGRVSAKQLALGLNSMPADFINAYVLGSVGSTGSITGACASFLYNLQKGIEQISAGKARVVIVGTSEAPINQECIDGYGAMGALATEDGLRQIEGSEQVDFRRASRPFGQNCGFTLAESCQYVVLMDDALAMELGADIHGAVPDVFINADGFKKSISAPGPGNYLTMAKAVASAMQIVGEDSVRQHSFVHAHGSSTPANRVTESALLDRTAATFGISNWPVTAAKAYLGHSLASASGDQLISALGSFRYNLIPGIKTIDAIAEDVHQQHLHIATADVSSGSRPLELCFINSKGFGGNNASAVVLAPCVAERMLRKRYGAERFAAYCARREQTRAAADAYDQRALHGQFDILYNFGNNQIDDQQLEMSAEQIQVPGFSRPLVFSRDSRYRDMLD; encoded by the coding sequence ATGTCCCGCTTACCCGTTATCGTCGGTTTCGGTGGCTACAACGCCGCCGGCCGCAGCTCGGCACACCACGCCTTCCGGCGCATGGTGATCGAATCGCTGGACAGCCAGAACCGCCAGCAGACTCTGGCCGGCCTGGCGGTAATGATGAAACTGGTCAAGGTGGTCGACGGCCAGTACCGCACAGCAGATGACCAGCCACTGACACTGGCAGAACTGGAAACCCGTTACGCGCAACAGATCATCGACGGCACGCTGATTCGGCGGATCGAAAAAAGCCATCTGGATGTCGATGCCGCGCCCTGGCAGAAGAACCTCAACCTCACCGGCACCGCCGGCAAGCCGCTGGAATTCATCACCCTGCGCAAACACCTGCCGGAGCCGTTACCGAGCGACTGGATCGTCGAGGAGCTGAATGCCACCGATGTGCAGGTCACGCTGTATGACGGCTGCGATATCAAGGTCGACAGTTTTCGCGCCCTGCCGGTGAAATCTGCCGGCCAGCTGCCCAGCGGTTTCGAGCCAGGCGAACTGTATGCCTCGCGCTTCCACCCGCGCGGCCTGCAGATGGCCATCGTCGGCGCCACCGATGCACTGCGCTCTACCGGCATCGAGTGGTCAACCATTCTTGAGCATGTGGCTCCCGACGAGGTGGCCGTGTACTCCAGCAGCATCATGAGCCAGCTGGATGAGAATGGCTTCGGCGGGCTGATGCAGTCACGCCTCAAGGGCGGCCGGGTCAGTGCCAAGCAGCTGGCCCTTGGCCTCAACAGCATGCCGGCGGATTTCATCAATGCCTACGTGCTGGGCAGTGTCGGCAGCACCGGCAGCATCACCGGGGCCTGCGCCAGCTTTCTCTACAACCTGCAGAAAGGCATCGAGCAAATCAGTGCCGGCAAGGCGCGCGTGGTCATCGTCGGCACCAGCGAGGCGCCGATCAACCAGGAATGCATCGATGGCTATGGGGCGATGGGTGCACTGGCCACCGAGGACGGCTTGCGCCAGATCGAAGGCAGCGAACAAGTGGATTTCCGCCGCGCCAGCCGCCCCTTCGGGCAGAACTGCGGCTTCACCCTGGCCGAATCATGCCAGTACGTGGTGCTGATGGACGACGCGCTGGCAATGGAACTCGGCGCCGATATTCATGGCGCCGTGCCGGATGTGTTCATCAATGCCGATGGCTTCAAGAAGTCGATCTCCGCACCCGGTCCCGGCAACTATCTGACCATGGCCAAAGCAGTCGCCAGCGCCATGCAGATCGTCGGCGAGGACAGTGTGCGCCAGCACAGCTTCGTGCATGCCCATGGCTCGAGTACGCCGGCCAACCGCGTCACCGAATCCGCACTACTCGACCGTACCGCCGCCACCTTTGGCATCAGCAACTGGCCGGTGACTGCGGCCAAGGCCTACCTCGGTCACTCGCTGGCCAGTGCCAGCGGCGACCAGCTGATCTCGGCGCTGGGCAGTTTTCGCTACAACCTGATTCCGGGCATCAAGACCATCGATGCGATTGCCGAGGACGTCCACCAGCAGCACCTGCACATTGCCACCGCAGATGTCTCCAGCGGCAGCCGGCCGCTGGAGCTGTGCTTTATCAATTCCAAGGGTTTTGGTGGCAACAACGCCAGTGCTGTAGTGCTGGCCCCCTGCGTGGCAGAACGCATGCTGCGCAAGCGATATGGTGCAGAACGCTTTGCCGCCTATTGCGCCAGGCGTGAACAGACCCGAGCAGCGGCTGATGCGTATGACCAGCGGGCCCTGCACGGCCAGTTCGATATTCTTTACAATTTTGGCAATAACCAGATAGACGACCAGCAGCTGGAAATGTCCGCCGAGCAGATTCAGGTACCCGGTTTCAGCCGGCCACTGGTGTTCTCCCGGGATTCGCGTTACCGCGACATGCTCGACTGA
- the nudE gene encoding ADP compounds hydrolase NudE, which yields MRQKPSVLAREIVASSRLFRIEEVQLRFSNGVERTYERLVGKGSGYGAVMIVAMVDAEHALLVEEYCGGTEDYQVSLPKGLVEPGEDVLDAANRELKEEAGFGARQLELLAELSLSPGYMSQKIQVVLAGDLYPETLPGDEPEPMRVERVNLRQLSSLVDNPQFSEGRALAALYLARDILIQRGVLSL from the coding sequence ATGCGCCAGAAACCCAGCGTACTGGCCCGCGAGATTGTTGCCAGCAGCCGCCTGTTCCGCATTGAGGAAGTGCAATTGCGCTTCAGCAATGGTGTGGAGCGTACCTATGAACGCCTGGTCGGTAAGGGCAGCGGCTATGGCGCGGTGATGATTGTGGCCATGGTTGATGCCGAGCATGCGCTGCTGGTCGAGGAATATTGCGGCGGCACCGAGGACTATCAGGTGTCCCTGCCCAAGGGCCTGGTCGAGCCGGGCGAAGATGTGCTGGATGCGGCCAACCGCGAACTCAAGGAGGAAGCCGGGTTTGGCGCGCGACAACTGGAGTTGCTCGCCGAGCTGTCGTTGTCGCCGGGCTATATGAGCCAGAAGATCCAGGTGGTGCTGGCCGGGGATCTTTATCCGGAAACGCTGCCCGGCGACGAGCCTGAACCGATGCGGGTCGAGCGGGTCAACCTGCGCCAGTTGTCGTCTCTGGTGGACAATCCCCAGTTCAGCGAAGGCCGCGCGCTGGCAGCGCTGTATCTGGCGCGCGATATTCTGATTCAACGAGGAGTATTGAGTTTATGA
- the arcC gene encoding carbamate kinase has translation MRLVIALGGNALLRRGEAMTAENQRDNIHIACEQIAKVATGNELVVAHGNGPQVGLLALQGAAYDAKNPYPLDVLGAETEGMIGYMIEQELGNLLPVEVPFATLLTQVEVDPDDPAFQHMTKPIGPVYPKEEAERLAAEKGWTIAPDGDKFRRVVASPRPKRIFEIRPLKWLLEKGTIVIAAGGGGIPTMYQDGKLIGVEAVIDKDLCSAFLAQELQADLLVIATDVDAAYINWGKPTQKAVAEAHPDELDRLGFAEGSMGPKVQAACEFARNTGKVAVIGSLPDIEAIVRGTAGTRVSTAKPGISYR, from the coding sequence GTGCGATTAGTCATTGCTCTGGGCGGCAACGCCCTGCTTCGCCGCGGCGAAGCCATGACCGCGGAAAATCAACGCGACAACATCCACATCGCCTGCGAACAGATTGCCAAGGTCGCAACCGGCAACGAGCTGGTGGTGGCACACGGCAATGGCCCGCAGGTTGGTTTGCTCGCCTTGCAAGGCGCGGCCTACGATGCCAAGAACCCCTACCCGCTGGATGTTCTCGGCGCTGAAACCGAAGGCATGATCGGCTACATGATCGAACAGGAGCTGGGCAACCTGCTGCCTGTAGAAGTACCCTTCGCCACCCTGCTCACCCAGGTAGAAGTCGATCCTGATGATCCGGCCTTCCAGCACATGACCAAGCCGATCGGCCCGGTCTACCCCAAGGAAGAGGCAGAGCGCCTGGCAGCGGAAAAAGGCTGGACCATCGCACCGGATGGCGACAAATTCCGCCGCGTAGTAGCCAGTCCGCGGCCCAAGCGTATCTTTGAAATCCGCCCGCTCAAGTGGTTGCTGGAGAAAGGCACGATCGTCATCGCTGCCGGCGGTGGCGGTATCCCGACCATGTACCAGGACGGCAAGTTGATCGGCGTGGAAGCCGTGATCGACAAGGATCTGTGCTCGGCGTTTCTCGCCCAGGAACTGCAAGCCGACCTGCTGGTGATCGCCACCGACGTGGATGCCGCCTATATCAACTGGGGCAAGCCAACGCAAAAGGCTGTTGCCGAAGCCCATCCCGATGAGCTGGACCGCCTGGGTTTTGCCGAAGGCTCCATGGGGCCGAAAGTACAGGCGGCCTGCGAGTTTGCCCGCAATACCGGCAAGGTCGCGGTCATCGGTTCACTGCCGGATATCGAGGCCATCGTGCGCGGCACTGCGGGCACACGCGTCAGTACCGCCAAACCAGGCATCAGCTACCGCTGA
- the potE gene encoding putrescine-ornithine antiporter, translating into MADANKKMSLLGLTTLVMVNMMGSGIILLPSSMAQLGAVSLLSWIVTAIGSMCIAYCFAQCGIYCTRPGGMSAYTEEAHGKSAFFLCSYLYFLSLVISNVAISIAAIGYLTPFVPWLGSGSIPLFVGTLSMIWITTLANFGGPSLTGRLGSITVWGIILPVAGLSIFGWFWFSTEVFSAAWNPNQLAVSDAITQSIPLTLWAFLGMESAAQSSDAVENPKRNVPLACLFGTLGAAVVYVLSTTVIQGIVPNAELANSSAPFALVYAQMFNDSIGNLVMALAVLACVGSLLGWQFTLAETAKVTASQGMFPALFARVNRLNAPLAGLVCCAILQSLIALTTISPNVSEQFGKLVNLAAVTNLIPYVTALSGLLVIMFKARVALNVFRRNSLIMLVAMLYCFYALYASGMDAMFGAAIVMIAGYLLFGIIAKRFVTATDIPQQL; encoded by the coding sequence ATGGCCGACGCTAACAAGAAAATGAGCCTGCTCGGGCTGACTACGCTGGTCATGGTCAACATGATGGGCTCCGGCATCATCCTGCTGCCATCCAGCATGGCCCAGCTCGGTGCGGTATCGCTGCTGTCCTGGATTGTCACCGCCATTGGCTCCATGTGCATTGCCTATTGCTTTGCCCAGTGCGGTATCTACTGCACGCGCCCCGGCGGCATGTCGGCCTACACCGAAGAAGCCCATGGCAAGTCGGCATTTTTCCTGTGCTCGTATCTGTACTTTCTTTCCCTGGTGATCAGCAATGTGGCCATCAGCATTGCTGCCATCGGCTACCTGACACCCTTTGTGCCCTGGCTGGGTAGCGGTTCGATTCCGCTGTTTGTCGGCACCCTGTCGATGATCTGGATAACCACGCTGGCCAACTTCGGCGGCCCGAGCCTGACCGGGCGACTGGGTTCGATTACCGTGTGGGGCATCATCCTGCCGGTTGCCGGGTTGAGTATCTTTGGCTGGTTCTGGTTTTCAACCGAAGTATTCAGCGCTGCCTGGAACCCCAATCAACTGGCCGTGAGTGACGCCATCACCCAGAGCATCCCGCTGACCCTGTGGGCTTTCCTCGGCATGGAGTCGGCTGCGCAGAGCTCTGACGCCGTGGAAAACCCCAAACGCAATGTGCCCCTCGCCTGCCTGTTCGGCACGCTCGGCGCCGCTGTGGTCTACGTCCTGTCCACTACCGTGATCCAGGGCATAGTGCCGAATGCCGAACTGGCCAATTCCAGCGCGCCGTTCGCCCTGGTCTATGCGCAGATGTTCAACGACTCCATCGGCAACCTGGTCATGGCGCTGGCGGTACTGGCCTGTGTCGGCTCACTGCTCGGCTGGCAATTCACCCTGGCCGAGACGGCCAAGGTCACGGCCAGTCAGGGCATGTTTCCAGCCCTCTTCGCCCGCGTTAACCGGCTCAATGCCCCCCTGGCCGGTCTGGTTTGCTGCGCCATTCTGCAGAGTCTGATCGCCCTTACGACCATCTCGCCGAATGTCAGTGAGCAATTCGGCAAGCTGGTCAATCTGGCCGCAGTGACCAACCTGATCCCCTATGTCACCGCACTCTCCGGCCTGCTGGTGATCATGTTCAAGGCACGGGTCGCGCTCAATGTGTTCCGCCGCAACAGCCTGATCATGCTGGTGGCCATGCTGTACTGCTTCTACGCCCTGTACGCTTCGGGTATGGACGCGATGTTCGGTGCCGCCATTGTGATGATTGCCGGCTATCTGCTGTTCGGCATCATCGCCAAGCGCTTTGTAACCGCCACTGACATTCCGCAACAGCTGTAG